The Castanea sativa cultivar Marrone di Chiusa Pesio chromosome 11, ASM4071231v1 genome contains a region encoding:
- the LOC142615654 gene encoding long chain acyl-CoA synthetase 8, with protein MGDSEGDLLNSPPLVEKLGAGDYLSVWKGYGVYGIVGAVVVGILIPIVLSSMFMGKKKEKQRGVPVQVGGEAGYAVRNAQASELVEVPWEGATTVAALFEQSCKKYSQYNFLGKRKLISKEFIPASDGRKFEKLHLGDYEWQTYGEIFDRACNFASGLVRLGHNLDSRAAIFSDTRPEWFIALQGCFRQNITVVTIYASLGEDALIHSLNETQVSTLICESKQLKKLAAISSGLNSIQNIIYFEDDGTENDISVSGSMSNWTASAFSDVEKLGKTSPVHPSLPSKNGNAVVMYTSGSTGLPKGVMITHGNIVATAAAVMMVVPNIRRSDIYLAYLPLAHVFELAAESVMLAAGCSMGYGSASTLTDTSNKIKKGTKGDASVLKPTIMTAVPAIFDRVRDGVLKKVEEKGGLAKNLFNIAYKRRLSAVEGSWLGAWGLERMLWDVLVFKRIRAILGGGIRFMLCGGAPLSADSQRFINICMGAPIGQAYGLTETFAGATFSEFDDTTVGRVGPPLPCCYIKLVSWEEGGYKSTDKPMPRGEIVVGGSSVTAGYYKNQEKTNEVYKVDEKGMRWFYTGDIGQFHPDGCLEIIDRKKDIVKLQHGEYVSLGKVEAALSTSNYVDNIMLHADPFHNYCVALVVPSHQSLEKWAQQAGINYRDFSELCDKAETVSEVQQSLSKAAKTAKLDKFETPAKIKLLPEAWTPESGLVTAAFKIKREQLKDKFKDELQKLYG; from the exons ATGGGGGACTCTGAGGGAGACTTGTTGAACTCACCACCACTAGTGGAAAAATTGGGTGCTGGTGACTACTTGTCAGTTTGGAAAGGCTATGGGGTATATGGAATTGTGGGTGCTGTTGTTGTTGGTATACTCATACCTATAGTACtttcttctatgttcatgggaaagaaaaaggaaaagcaaaGAGGTGTGCCAGTGCAAGTTGGTGGTGAGGCAGGTTATGCAGTTCGTAATGCTCAGGCAAGTGAGTTGGTTGAAGTTCCTTGGGAAGGAGCCACAACTGTGGCAGCTCTGTTTGAGCAATCTTGTAAAAAGTATTCACAATATAACTTTCTTGGTAAAAGAAAGCTAATTAGCAAGGAATTCATCCCAGCTAGTGATGGTAGGAAGTTTGAGAAGCTACACTTGGGCGATTATGAATGGCAAACTTATGGAGAGATATTTGATCGTGCTTGTAACTTTGCATCTGGGCTTGTCAGATTAGGCCATAATTTGGACAGCCGAGCTGCCATTTTTTCTGATACTCGGCCAGAGTGGTTCATTGCCCTTCAG GGATGCTTTCGACAAAATATCACTGTTGTTACTATTTATGCTTCCCTGGGCGAGGATGCCCTGATCCACTCACTTAATGAG ACCCAAGTATCAACACTTATCTGCGAATCCAAGCAATTGAAGAAGTTGGCTGCGATAAGCTCAGGCCTTAATAGTATCCAAAATATCATATACTTTGAAGATGATGGAACTGAAAATGATATTAGTGTTTCTGGAAGCATGAGCAACTGGACGGCCTCAGCTTTTTCTGATGTTGAGAAACTTGGGAAAACAAGTCCTGTTCATCCAAGCCTGCCTTCCAAAAATGGTAATGCTGTTGTCATGTATACAAGCGGCAGTACAGGTCTACCAAAG GGAGTCATGATTACTCATGGAAACATTGTAGCGACTGCTGCAGCTGTTATGATGGTGGTCCCAAATATTCGTAGAAGTGATATATACTTAGCATACTTGCCCTTAGCTCATGTTTTTGAACTGGCAGCTGAG TCTGTGATGTTGGCTGCAGGTTGTTCAATGGGCTATGGTTCAGCATCAACTTTAACTGATACttctaataaaattaagaaaggaACCAAGGGAGATGCTTCTGTGTTAAAGCCCACCATCATGACAGCCGTTCCAGCTATTTTCGATCGTGTTCGAGATGGAGTTCTAAAAAAG GTTGAAGAGAAAGGGGGGTTAGCAAAGAATCTATTCAACATTGCATATAAGCGACGATTATCTGCTGTAGAAGGAAGTTGGCTTGGGGCTTGGGGCTTGGAAAGAATGTTGTGGGATGTCCTTGTCTTTAAAAGAATACGCGCTATACTTGGAGGAGGCATCCGATTCATGCTATGTGGTGGAGCTCCTTTATCTGCGGATTCACAGCGGTTTATCAACATCTGCATGGG GGCTCCTATTGGTCAAGCATATGGCTTGACTGAAACATTTGCTGGAGCTACTTTTTCTGAGTTTGATGACACAACAGTGGGACGTGTTGGGCCACCTCTTCCTTGTTGCTACATTAAG CTTGTTTCTTGGGAAGAAGGTGGATATAAGTCAACGGACAAACCAATGCCTCGAGGGGAGATTGTAGTAGGGGGATCCAGTGTAACTGCTGGTTActataaaaatcaagaaaaaactAATGAGGTGTACAAG GTTGATGAAAAGGGCATGCGCTGGTTTTATACCGGTGACATTGGACAATTTCACCCTGATGGATGCCTTGAAATTATTGACAGGAAGAAGGATATTGTGAAACTTCAACATGGAGAATATGTCTCCCTTGGAAAG GTTGAGGCAGCTCTCTCGACAAGTAATTATGTGGATAATATCATGTTACATGCAGATCCCTTCCATAATTATTGTGTAGCACTAGTTGTTCCTTCACATCAAAGTCTAGAGAAGTGGGCACAACAAGCTGGCATCAACTACAGAGATTTTTCTGAGCTGTGTGACAAGGCTGAAACTGTCAGTGAGGTCCAGCAATCCCTTTCTAag GCTGCAAAAACAGCAAAATTGGATAAGTTTGAAACTCCTGCAAAGATTAAGTTGCTGCCTGAAGCATGGACCCCCGAGTCTGGATTAGTCACGGCTGCTTTCAAGATAAAGAGAGAACAACTGAAGGACAAGTTTAAAGATGAGCTTCAAAAATTATATGGGTGA